Proteins encoded within one genomic window of Coleofasciculus chthonoplastes PCC 7420:
- a CDS encoding alpha/beta fold hydrolase, whose product MLEDQLAGKKLHLRSGVDLQVCHSPGVTPAIVFIHGGLGNRYNWRSQYEFFAQQGREVLAYDLAGHGESTPYQRYSLGRHRRDLNRLLKHLHIKSPLLCCHSYGVPLGLEWARKHPVQGLVLIAGGTHDLAPWWEIPLMKFFAWGGRYLYYLPGVQSLTNHLSSDHTGKKIERFFAESPVPTEPHPYKALEIFWDYNFFTRNRSSVKFQFPVLVISGGKDPMFTKTMGVELAAVFPLGQHLHLPEAGHLLIGEYPDLVNRVIADLL is encoded by the coding sequence TGCAGGTATGTCATTCTCCAGGGGTGACACCTGCAATAGTTTTTATTCACGGCGGCTTAGGAAATAGATATAATTGGCGCTCGCAGTACGAATTCTTTGCTCAGCAAGGTAGGGAGGTGTTAGCCTACGATTTAGCTGGACACGGAGAGTCTACACCTTATCAACGTTACTCTTTAGGCAGACACAGGCGGGACTTAAATCGCTTGTTAAAACACCTGCACATTAAGTCTCCTCTCCTCTGCTGTCATAGCTATGGCGTACCCCTCGGTTTAGAATGGGCAAGGAAACATCCGGTACAAGGTTTGGTTTTAATTGCGGGAGGAACTCACGATCTTGCCCCTTGGTGGGAAATTCCCTTGATGAAGTTTTTCGCTTGGGGAGGGAGATATCTTTATTATTTACCAGGAGTTCAGTCCCTAACCAACCACCTATCAAGCGATCACACTGGAAAAAAGATCGAACGTTTTTTTGCTGAAAGCCCTGTTCCCACAGAACCTCATCCCTATAAAGCTTTAGAAATATTCTGGGATTATAACTTTTTTACCCGCAATCGCTCCTCTGTTAAGTTTCAGTTTCCAGTTTTAGTGATTAGTGGCGGGAAAGACCCTATGTTTACTAAGACAATGGGAGTAGAACTAGCCGCTGTCTTTCCTTTAGGGCAACATCTACACTTACCAGAAGCTGGGCATTTACTCATAGGAGAATACCCTGATCTGGTTAATAGAGTGATCGCCGATTTATTATGA
- a CDS encoding phosphatidylglycerol lysyltransferase domain-containing protein, with translation MGNRQIQKIGVYLAVLLTALVGIVNLLSSVTPSLEDRVVLLKEVLPFEVRASSHIFAALSGFFLLALATNLLRRKRVAWLLTVIFLIISIISHLLKGLDFEESLLSVLLLLQLLVMRSLFTARSDPPSIAQGVRVLIGALLFTLAYSTAGFFLLDRQYNVNFSLPGAILQTLAMFFTFDNAGMQANTRFGRFFADSIYLVGAVTLLTALFMLLRPVLLRGLPASSQERKLAQAIVADYGQSSLARFTLFNDKAYYFSPSGRSFIAYVPKGRGAIALGDPIGPKEDRKETIISFQEFCQRNDWYPAFYQTLPEDLEIYQSLGFKVLTIGQEAIVDLKAFTLQGKAGKNFRTTMNRFARLGYEVNFYQPSIANELLKELRVISDEWLKMMQGSEKQFSLGWFDDNYLRECEIAAVHNSGGEITAFANVVPEYQLNEITIDLMRKRTEVENGTMDFLFISLFQHFKEQGYDSFNLGLSALSGVGEHKKSPRLEKALHYLYEHLNQFYNFQGLHTFKDKFHPHWEPRYLVYPSATALPEVVVALIRADSGDRLLDYFKPGN, from the coding sequence ATGGGCAATCGTCAAATTCAAAAAATAGGAGTTTATTTAGCTGTACTACTAACTGCTTTAGTGGGAATTGTCAACCTGCTTTCTTCTGTTACCCCTAGCTTAGAAGATCGAGTAGTTTTGCTTAAAGAAGTTTTGCCTTTTGAAGTGCGAGCTAGCAGTCATATTTTTGCGGCACTGAGTGGCTTTTTCCTTCTGGCTTTAGCTACTAACCTCCTCCGACGCAAGCGAGTTGCCTGGTTACTCACTGTTATCTTTTTAATTATTTCTATTATCTCTCACTTACTCAAAGGATTAGATTTTGAGGAGAGTTTGCTTTCAGTGTTACTACTGCTGCAATTGCTTGTCATGCGGTCTCTATTTACTGCTCGCTCTGATCCACCTTCTATTGCTCAAGGAGTCAGGGTTTTAATCGGTGCATTACTTTTCACTTTAGCTTATAGTACAGCAGGCTTCTTTCTTCTTGATCGCCAATACAATGTTAACTTTAGTTTGCCCGGTGCAATCCTCCAAACCTTGGCAATGTTTTTTACCTTTGATAATGCTGGAATGCAAGCAAATACCCGCTTCGGACGCTTCTTTGCTGATTCAATTTATCTGGTTGGAGCCGTAACTCTATTAACCGCTTTATTCATGTTACTGCGTCCAGTTTTACTAAGGGGTTTGCCGGCTTCAAGCCAGGAAAGAAAACTGGCTCAAGCAATTGTTGCAGACTACGGACAGTCTTCTTTAGCAAGATTTACTTTATTTAATGACAAAGCCTATTATTTTAGTCCTTCAGGACGTAGTTTCATTGCCTATGTACCAAAGGGTAGAGGTGCAATTGCTTTAGGAGATCCCATTGGACCGAAGGAAGACCGTAAAGAAACCATTATCAGCTTCCAAGAATTTTGCCAACGCAATGATTGGTATCCTGCTTTTTACCAAACTCTACCAGAGGATTTGGAAATCTACCAATCTTTGGGTTTTAAGGTATTAACTATTGGTCAAGAAGCCATTGTCGATCTTAAGGCTTTTACCTTGCAAGGCAAAGCGGGTAAAAATTTCAGGACGACGATGAATCGTTTTGCAAGGTTGGGATATGAGGTCAATTTTTATCAACCTTCTATTGCTAATGAATTACTCAAAGAACTGCGAGTTATTAGTGATGAGTGGTTGAAGATGATGCAGGGTTCAGAAAAACAATTTTCTCTCGGTTGGTTTGATGATAACTATCTAAGAGAGTGTGAAATTGCTGCTGTGCATAACTCAGGGGGAGAGATAACTGCTTTTGCTAATGTTGTCCCGGAGTATCAGTTAAATGAAATTACTATCGACTTGATGCGTAAGCGGACAGAGGTAGAAAATGGTACGATGGATTTTCTCTTTATCTCTCTGTTTCAGCATTTTAAAGAGCAGGGCTATGACAGTTTTAACTTAGGTTTATCAGCACTTTCTGGAGTTGGTGAACATAAAAAATCTCCACGTCTGGAAAAAGCTTTACATTACCTATATGAACACTTAAATCAATTTTATAATTTTCAGGGCTTACATACATTTAAAGATAAATTCCATCCCCATTGGGAACCTCGCTATTTGGTTTATCCTAGTGCAACAGCTTTACCAGAAGTAGTCGTCGCTTTAATAAGAGCAGATTCAGGCGATCGCTTACTAGACTACTTTAAACCAGGCAATTAA